In Chryseobacterium oryzae, the genomic stretch CAATTGGGAAATTGTGGGGTACCATTGTTTACTTCTAATGCTTTGGTATCTAAATTATAAATAAACAAACCTGTTGCGGGAAGAGAAATTGCATCGCGTTGCTTGGTACTCATTCTAGAGGGCAAAAAACCTTGATTTGTATTCGTGCCTGTTCCGACTCCATTTACAGATAAAGCAGCACTTGAAGGTACAGTTGCCATTTTTACACCTAAAGCACCATTTTGCGTAACAACTACATCATCAGTGTTTAAATTTATTCCGGATGACGAATTGTTACCTTTACCATCTACATGTAAAATCTGAGTAGGCTGATTAGTATTAATCCCTACTTGGCAAAGTGCATTTATTGAAACCGAAATCAATAATAATATTACTAGTTTTATTTTCATTTTTTGTTTTAAGTTATTCTATAATTTTTTTTTAATTTCATTAATTTGAAATTATGAAAATGATAAAAAAAGAAAATTATAATAATACTACTTTAAAAAAAGAATGCTTTCAAATTTCATTTTTTAAAATCAAATATTATATTTTCGATCTCATTTTAAATTCAAAACTATTTTTTTTAATAATACTAAAAAAATGAAAATGTACCTTTTAACGCTATAATACAGATGCATTACGTATCTAATACGTATGTTGGAAATATATATTTTTATTAAAGCTGGGAAGGTAAGTAATTATACTATGTATAGGATAATTCTTTATTCTAGCTCTTGCAAAAATTATTTTTGTTTGTGAAAACTAAACAACAATAAATGTTTATTTTTGTGAAAAATAAATTCATACTCTTGGGAAATTTCATTAAAAATAATTTCTTGTTAATTCTGGTTTTTTGTTCTGTATTTTTATTTGCAGGAGAACCATCATCAGCTTTAACAAGGAAGATTGATGAAAAAATAAACCTTATCGCCATGCAGGCAGTAGAGGATATTTATAATGACAAATACATTCATCAGTTAAATGTTGTAAACGAAGAATCCAAGAAAATAAATTATTCAAGAGGGATTTTAAATAGTTATTTTCTGAAAAATTATATCTATAATTTTCGTGGAGATAATGAGAAGTTACTAAAGTCTTTTGGAGAGCTCGATTCTAAATTTTTAGTAAAGAAACCTGAAAATGACAACAATATTAATAGTTTTTATTGGCAATTAGGAGGAGTTTTTCTAGATTTAGGCTTTCACGAAAGGTCTATCGATTATCTTAAAGAAGGAATTTCTAAACTTACCCACAAAGATGATTTTGCATTTCAATTTAACACAGATATTGCATACAATTATGGTGAACTAAAAAATTATCGCCAATATCTATATTATATAAAAGAGGCCGAGGGTAATTATATAAGGGCTACTCCGCAAAGTGTATATTATAAAGATCCAGATTACAGATATTATCTTGATTCTTTTTATGCTTTGGCGTATTCTAACCTAAAGAAATTTGGACAGGCAAATCATTATTTGAACTTAACCAGAAAAAATCTAAAGAATGTAAATTCACATTCGATGCTTTTAAACATCTATAATAATCTTTCGGATACAGAGGTTAATTATAAAAATTATAATCAAGCATGGGACGATATATTTAACGCAAAAAAATATTATGAAGAAGTTAATGTAATAACACTTAGCTCCGATTTAGAATTAAGCCAAAAAATTCTGAATCTTTCTATTTTAACCCAAAAGAAAGATAGTATAGAAATATACACAAAAAAGGTAGAAGAGATTAAAGAAAAAATTAAAGAAAGAGATCGTAATGCCAAAGATTTTGCTTTAAATTGGGCTCTGAATGATGAAATAAAAAAAGATAAGAATGAAGTTCTGAAATACGTAGTTTCAGCCGTTGTTTTAAGTGTTTCAGCAGGTATCTTGGTTTTTTTATATTTAAAAAAGAAAAAGAAATCTCGCTATAATAGTAAGACAGTAGAAAATAATGAGGAAGAGCTGTCAACAGAAAATAAAATATTTCAAAATAATATAGAACCCAAAACAGTTGAGTTTTCTAATGAAAAATTTATACAACTGAATGAATTGGCAAGAGCAAACAGTCCTGAATTTTTAACTCTCTTTCAGGAGCTATACCCTAATTTTATGCCTAAAATATTGGATATTGATCCTAAAACCAATATTACAGAATTGCGTTTTTATGCGTATTTGTTTTTAAATTTTTCCACTAAAGATATTGCTCAGTTTACCAATACATCTATAAGAACGGTACAGACGAAAAAATCTAATATTCGTAAGAAATTAAACATTCCAAGTGGTGAAGATGTGTATTTGTGGTTCGGAAAATTGATGAATTAACTTTTTTTATTTAGAAAAAAATAGCAGGATACTTCCGAGGTATTCTAGAAATGATAAGCGTTCGTTTTTTTTGAAATTTCTTCAAAAAAAATGTAATTTTATGAGCAGAATGAAAGAAATCCAATTACAGCCACGCTTTAAAAACGCTTCCCATTTTCGGAATTTCTGGGAAAAAGGAAACGGAAAACAACTTATCGACTTTTCGGGAGCTCAGGTAAATTTCAACGATTTTGAAAAGTTTTCTCAATTCTATTATCATACAGATTCAGCGGGAGATGAGGTTGTAAAAGATATTTATTTCACAAGAAGTTTTAAGAAAGCATCCGAAGAAATAGAACAGTATATCCGAAAAGGAGTTTTAGTTGATGATGATGTTCCCGAAAGTGTTAAGGCACTTTTTCTTCAAACTCAGAAAATACCCGATTGGTTAGATTATCAGTTAATTAATAAAGGAGCGGAGCTTTGCATGAGAAGCAATCTCGATTCTCTTATTTCCCTCAGAGATTATTGCCTTATCGGAGGATACGATTACGCCTATCTGAACAAGCCTCTCATCGCCACTGAAGCTTTAAAGAAAGGAGCTGTAAAAAGGCTTTCGGAAACTTTAGATTTTTGGGTGAATGTTACTCGCTACAACGCCTTGGAAATTCATAAAAAAGGGTATGAATTTGCCATTAAAACAAGACTTATCCATTCTTACGCAAGGCTTTCTATAAAGAAACATTATAAAGCCTGGGATACCGAAAAATGGGGAGAACCCATTAATTCTTGGGATATGATGGCAACTTATATCGGTTTTAGCTTGGTTTTTATGCACAGTCTTAAAAAATTGGGAAATACCATTGCATTAGAAGAAGAAAAGGGGCTTTTCCATCTTTGGAAGTATGTAGGATATCTTTTGGGAATTCCGGAACAGCTTCTGCCGGATGATAAAAAACAGGCAACAGAATATTTTTATTTGTGGACTTCAGTTCAGCCGTCATCCGATGAGGATTCCGTTTTACTTGCGCATTCACTTTTAAATGAATCTTTGGAAAATCCTATCCTTAAATATAATTTTCAGCGTAAAAATCTCCGTTATCTTCACATTTGCTGTACATGGTTTTTGCTTGGTGAAGAAGTATGCGAACGATTGAAAATTCCAGATGTTCCCTTTAAAAGCGGTTTTCCAGTAACTAAAAAATTCTTGAATTTTATTTATAACAATCTCGTAAGCCGAAAAGCACGAATCGAAAAAGGAAATAAAGATCAGATGAAAGTGTTGGAAGATTACCTTAAAATATCTCAGCATTCAAATTTTCATTAAATGATTTTTTAACGTTTTTAATGATTTTCAGACTCAAATAAAATTAGCTTTTCAAATTAAAATTGCGTAATTTTGATAAATTATATTTAATCGGAATGAGTAACATAGAAGATAAGAAAAAAGCACTTGCACTGGTGCTGGATAAATTAGATAAAACATACGGAAAAGGTACTGTGATGACTTTAGGAGACGATTCTGTAGATAATACTATAGAGGTAATACCTTCAGGTTCTTTAGGATTAGACATTGCTTTAGGTGTAGGAGGTTATCCAAGAGGAAGAATTATTGAAATCTACGGTCCTGAATCTTCAGGTAAAACAACCTTAACGCTTCACGCTATTGCTGAAGCTCAAAAAGCTGGTGGTATTGCCGCTTTTATTGATGCTGAACATGCATTCGACAGATCTTATGCTTCAAAATTGGGTATCGATCTGGAAAATCTTATTATTTCTCAGCCAGATAACGGAGAACAGGCTTTGGAGATTGCAGATAATTTAATCCGTTCCGGAGCTATTGATATTGTGGTAATCGACTCTGTTGCAGCATTAACTCCTAAAGCTGAAATTGAAGGGGAAATGGGAGATTCTAAGATGGGGCTTCATGCAAGATTGATGTCTCAGGCATTAAGAAAATTAACAGCAACAATTTCTAGAACCAAATGTACGGTGATTTTCATTAACCAGTTAAGAGAAAAAATCGGGGTAATGTTCGGAAATCCGGAAACTACTACCGGTGGAAATGCTTTGAAATTCTACGCTTCAGTAAGAGTAGATATCAGAAAAGCCAGTGCACCAATTAAAAATGGTGATGAGGCTATCGGAAGCCGCGTAAAGGTGAAAATTGTTAAAAATAAAGTGGCTCCGCCATTTAAACAAGCTGAATTTGATATTATGTACGGCGAAGGGGTTTCTAAAGTTGGAGAAATTCTAGATACCGCTGTAGATTTAGGAGTTGTTAAGAAAAGTGGTTCTTGGTTTAGCTATGAAGATTCTAAATTGGGACAAGGTAGAGATTCTGTAAAAGATGTTCTTAAAGATAACCCTGAACTTGCAGAAGAAATCGAAAATAAAATTAAAGAAGAACTGAAGAATAAATAAAATTTTTTATTTACAAAATACAATGAGTTACCGATTTTTCGGTAGCTCATTTTTTATAACCTGATTAATTATTTAGCTGAGGTATTATAAACAAAGAAGATAATTCTGTTTAATTGATATAGATCAATAAAATTGCCAAGCAAAGATGATTATATTTGCAGCTTCAAAATTATTTAAAAAAATGAAAAAATTATTGTTATTGGCAGTATTGGCAAGCGGATTGGCTTTCGGACAGACAAAAAAAGTAGTAAGCTCCGATGTGCACTGGTGGGGATATAAAGTAGCTAAATCTGCAGCGAGTTCTCATGACGGAACCATTAATGTAAAATCTGGAAATGTTGTTGTAAAAGGCAACGAAGTTGTTGGCGGATCTTTTGTGTTGGATATGACTTCGATTAATGCAACCGATGTTTCCGGCGAAATGCAAGGTAAACTAAACGGACATTTAAAAGACGGAGATTTTTTTGAAGTTGAAAAATACCCTACAGCCAATTTCAAAATTACTTCTGTAAAAAAGAATAATAATAAATCTTACAACAAAACCGTTACGGGAGATCTTACGGTAAAAGGGAAAACAAGTTCTGTTTCTTTCCCTGCCAATATAATTGTGAAAGACGGTGCAGTGTCTCTTACTTCCGCTAAATTTTCTTTCGACAGACAAAAATTTGATGTAGCGTACAAATCGTCCATGAAAGATGTTTTTGTGAAAGATGAAGTAGATATGACGGTAAAGCTTACGGCAAAATAATTTATTTAAAAAAAGATTGTTAAAAGTGTAGAAGTTCTACACTTTTTTTTATTTTTGTTGAATTGTAAATAAAAAAGAATGAAAAGATTACTATTGTTTGTTTTGATGTGTGCATGCATGTCATCGGTTTTTGCCCAAAAGAAAGGAGATAAAGTTTCTAAGGTCGTTACTTCTGAGATAAAATGGTGGGGACACAAGGTGGTAAAAACAAAAGCGACATCCCATTACGGAACCATAAAACTGAAAAGCGGTAAATTTAATTTCGACAAGACAGTTTTGGTAGATGGTGAGTTTGTAATAGACATGAGAAGTTTAATGGTGGCAGATTTATCGGGGGATGACCAAGTGAAGCTTACCAATGATCTTAAAGGACCAACTTTTTTCGATGTTAAAAAGTTTCCTACAGCAACATTTCATTTAAAAAGAATTATTCCTTTGGCAAACGAAGAGTATAATTCTACAATTGTTGGAGATATCACTATTAAAGGGGTGAGAAAGACTATCTCTTTCCCGGCTAATGCACATATCACGCAGTTTACAGTAGAGATTGAATCTTCTAAATTCTCTTTAAACAGAAGAGATTTTAAAGTTTTCTATCAAAGTTCAATGAAAGATTATTTCATTAAAGACGAGATGGAAATTCAATTTAAACTTTCTACAGAAAAAGTAGATAACGAAAGACCTAGATAGGGTTAAACTTTCATAAATTAATCAGGACTGCTTTCAATTAAGCGGTCCTTTTTTTATTTTAGCTTAACGAAAAAACAGTTTATACTGATGAAAATTTACGTAATAAGTGGTCTCGGTGCAGATTTTAAAGTATTAGAAAGGCTTCAGTTTCCTAAACAGCACGAAGTGGCTTTTATAGATTGGCTAATTCCCGAAGCAGATGAGTCATTTTCTTCGTATGTCGGTAGAATGGCAGAAAAAATTAATCATGCCGAACCATTTTATTTGCTAGGATACTCTTTCGGTGGAATTATAGTGCAGGAAATCAACAGATTAAAACCCGCTGAAAAAGTGATTATTTTGGGAAGTATAAAATCTGATAAAGAAAAATCGAAGCTCATTAAAATGGGAGAAATAACCAAAATACCCAAATTTCTTCCCACCAATTTTTTTGGAGAAAAAACATCTCTACTTTATACAAGGTTAAGAAAAATGGTAGATCCTAAAAACCCTAAATTACTGGAGTATTTTCAGGTTCGGGATCCCTATTATCTTAAATGGTCTGTAGAAAAAATTTCAGAATGGAAGTTTGAAGAAATTCCCAATGTAATTCAGATTTTGGGAGATCGCGACATTGTTTTTCCTATTAAAAATTCTAAACCAGATTATATTATTAAGGGCGGAACGCATTTGTTTCCGGCAACAAAATCTAAAGAGGTTTCGCTAATTTTAAATAAACTATTCAATTAAGATGTAAATAATTTGATATAGTGTATTTTTTTAAGGGTTGTTTATTTAAAATATGTGTTTTTATAAAATTTATTTATAATTTTGAGGGGGTTAAAAATAAATTTTATGAAAGTTGGTTTGAAATGGAAAATTTCATTTGTAATTATTTGCATTGTTGCCATCGGTGGATTATTTTTCAGGCCGGATGTTGATCTTCCCAATACAGGTAATTTTTTAAGCGAAAAAGAAATTGTAGGCTCAGATGTTGCCTGGATTTTGGCAGCTGCAGGTTTGGTTCTTCTCATGACTCCGGGTTTGTCATTCTTCTACGGCGGAATGGTAGGTAAAAAAAATGTGATTTCTACCATGTTGCAAAGCTTTATTGCTTTGGGAGTAATTTCTATTTTGTGGATTGTTATCGGTTTTTCTCTATCCTTCGGAGAGTCTATCGGATTCACTATCAATGGTGTACATTATGGGATTATAGGAAATCCTTTTACGTATCCATTCTTTAACCATGTAAGTATTTATCCGCATAAAGCGATGGCATCTACCATACCTTTCATTCTTTTTGCACTTTTCCAGATGAAATTTGCCGTAATTACCCCGGCTTTAATTACCGGTTCTTTTGCCGAAAGGGTAAGATTTATTTCTTATTTGGTTTTTATGGTACTTTTCAGTCTGTTTATTTATACTCCGTTATGTCATATGGTTTGGCATCCGGATGGGCTTTTAAATAAATTTTTCGGTATTAAAGATTTTGCAGGAGGAACAGTAGTTCATATGAGTGCGGGGTTTGCTGCATTAGCCGGAGCTATTGTCTTGGGCAGAAGAAAAAATCCTCATCATGAGCCATCCAATATTCCGTACGTGATTCTTGGAACGGGGATGCTTTGGTTTGGATGGTTTGGGTTCAATGCGGGATCTGCTTTAAGTGCAAATGCAACGGCTGCTATTGCATTCGGAACAACAACTATTGCATCGGCCTCCGCAATGATGACGTGGATTTTTTTTGACAGAATTAACGGAAGAAAAGTTTCTGCTTTAGGAGCCTGTATTGGGGCTGTAGTAGGTTTGGTGGCGATTACTCCTGGTTGTGGATTTGTTTCGGTACAGGAAAGTATTTTTATAGGTTTTGTTTCTGCAATTGTTTCCAATATCATGATGAATTGGAAGTCACTGAAAAAAATTGATGATACTCTCGATGTATTTGCCTGTCACGGTGTTGGTGGGATTATGGGAATGATTCTTACGGCTATTTTTGCTCACGGTGAGAATGCAAGCCTTCTTCATGGAGGATTTGGAGTTTTTGGACATCACATGATGGCTTTGGTTCTGGTTTCTATTTTTACGTTTTTCGGTTCTTTGATTTTATATAAAATTACTGACAGGATTATAAGCTTAAGAGTAAAAGAAGATTCTGAAGAGATGGGACTTGATTTGTCTCAACACGGAGAAAACCTGAAATGGTAAATCAATCATTATATTAATCCAATAATTACATTAAGTAATAACTCATTAAAAAAAACGCTTCATGACTGAGGCGTTTTTTTAATGAGTTATATTTTAAAATGAGGATATCAATTCAATCTAGATTATTTTATATTCGTTCAATATCTGCACCAATGGCTTTTAATCTGCCGTCAATATTTTCGTACCCTCTGTCGATTTGTTCAATATTATGAATGATGGATTTCCCTTCAGCCGAAAGAGCAGCAATTAAAAGAGCATTTCCCGCTCTGATATCCGGAGAAACCATTGTAGTACCACGTAAAGGAGATTCCTGATTGAGACCAATAACGGTAGCTCTATGCGGATCGCACAAAATAATTTGCGCACCCATATCAATAAGTTTATCAACAAAAAACAATCTTGATTCGAACATTTTCTGGTGAACCAAAAGACTTCCTTTAGCCTGTGTAGCCACTACCAAAATAATAGACAGTAAATCTGGTGTAAATCCTGGCCAAGGTGCATCTGAAACGGTAAGGATAGAACCATCAATAAATTTCTGAATTTTATAGTGTTCCTGAGCCGGAATATAAATATCGTCCCCACTTTGTTCAAGCTGAATACCCAATTTTCTGAACGTATTTGGGATTACACCAAGCTGGTTCCAGTTGACGTTTTTTATGGTGATTTCAGATTTAGTCATAGCTGCAAGACCAATCCACGAACCAATTTCTACCATATCAGGAAGCATTGTATGCTCTGTACCATGAAGATTGTTGACACCTTCTACAGTGAGAAGGTTAGATCCAATACCAGAAATATTTGCTCCCATCCTGTTTAACATCTTACAAAGCTGTTGTAAATAAGGTTCGCAGGCTGCATTATAAATCCTTGTTTTACCTTTTGCCAAAACTGCAGCCATTAAGATATTTGCAGTACCTGTAACAGAAGCTTCTTCCAAAAGAATAAATTTTCCGTTCAGTTCTTTGGCTTTTAAAGAGTAAAATGCTTCTTCGTCATCATAATGAAATTCTGCACCCAACTCTACCAACCCCTGAAAATGAGTATCTAATCTTCTTCTACCAATTTTATCACCGCCCGGAGTTGGCATATACGCTTCTCCGTATCGTGCAAGCATTGGTCCCATCAACATAATTGAACCTCTTAATTTCGCACCGTCTTTTTTGAATTCAGTTGATTTAATATAATCGAAATTAACCTCATCAGATTTGAAGGTATAATCTCCATGACCGTTTTTAGTCACTTTTACACCAAAATCTCCTAAAATTTCGATAAGCCTGTTTACATCATGTATATCGGGAATATTTTTAATTCTTACTTCCTCGTCAGTTAACAAAACTGCACATAAAATCTGTAAAGCTTCATTTTTTGCTCCTTGCGGAGTAATTTCGCCTTGCAGTCTTTTTCCTCCACGTATTTGAAATGTTCCACTCATTACTATCTTCTGTTCTTATGATTGTTGTTATTATTAAATCTTCTTTTAGCAGGTTGGTTTTTATTGTTGCTATTTTTATTATTATTCCGATTGTTATTATTGGCGTAATAAATTTTACTTTTTTCCAGGCTGTCGATACCGGTAAGATCGAGTCTGTTGTTTGAAAGCTCTTTCAGGTGACGGAAAATAACATCATCTGTAACATGCTCTTTATTATAGACATTGTAAGACTTTTTCATGTTATTGGCAATCACTTCAATAAGTGCTTCTTTCTCGTCTCCACTTTCCAATTCTATTGCTTTTTCAATTAATTGGAGAATACTTTTGCCATAAAACTTAAAATCTCCCTGAAGTTTAGGATATTCCATCCTTTTAGGTTTTTCTGCAAGCTCTTCTCTTGTAGGAAAAGGATAAGGAGAATCTACATCCATATCATAGTTTGCGAGAATAAAAAGATGATCCCAAAGTTTATGTTTATAGTTTTCTTCGTCTCGAAGTTGCGGGTTTCTCTGCCCCATAAAATCTATTATAGCCATTGCCATTTCGTTTCTCTCTTCACGGTCTGAAACTTCTTTGCAACGTTCAACAAGCTGTTGTATAATTCTGCCGTATTCCGGCATATTTAGATGTGTTTTTTGGGTATTGTATTCCATAGAATGCAAATATATGGATTAATAAAAAAAAGAATTTAAAAACTTTCTTATTTATTGATGATTTAACAGAAAGTTAAGCCTCAATAGAAATCAAACTCCAAAATGTAAACCAATTATTAAAACTCAATAAACTTCTTCCTTTGATTATAGTCGGGTACAAAGCATTTTTGATTGGCTAATTTCTTCCTGTTTTTCGATATTACATCATAAATACTGTCTGTAATTTGCTTTGGGAACACGTTTGCAATGAAAGAAATTTTATAAATACCACCTAATAAATTGGCAATTTTAAGCACAGCTTTAGACTTTATCAAATAGTAATGATTAGGTTTCCAGAGATACAAAGTATTGAATTCGATACTATTTAAAGCCCTTTCTTTTAAAAATTTTTGCCCGAAATCTGACTGTAACGAAGCAAATAAAAACTCATCTTTCTTATCCTTTTCCAAAATCCATTGTACCCAAAAATTGCAGAATCCACAATCTCCATCGTAAAAAACAACATGTTTTTCTTGCCAGTTTTGCTCACTCATTTATTGCAATTTACGTTTAGTTTCTTCAATCTCTCTTTTGAAATATTGGATAAGTTCTTGTCTTTCGCTATCGCTAAGTTTCGCATCCTGATGCCCAAGATAATAAGACTCCAATGGCATTTCATGTTTCTCCAACATTTCTACACACTCTTCCATCTTATTAATTTGCCTTTTCGGTTCATACATAGCAAAAGTGGAAAAATTAAGATGCTTTCTTCCCTCGTTGATATGATTTTTCACCCACCATGAAGCTGGAGCAATATTAGCATACCACGGATATTTTGTTTCATCGGAATGACAATCATAGCAAGAATTATTAATAAGTTTAGAAACTTGAGATGGTGTCTTTTTAATCTGCAAAAAATCCATTCCTTTATCTACAGGTTTGTTCGTTTTATCTATCGGAAAAAACTGTATTATGATGAACGCAACCAATATAACGACAAGTATTTTTTTCATGAAATAGATTTTTTAGATTTTTTTTAATAATTTCAAAATTAATGTTCAAAAAAACATACTAAATATAGCTGATTTTTTTGTTTGAAGAGCTATTTGTAGAAATAATTATATAATTAAAAACCAAAAATTATCAGAAAATGTCAATTAATGTATTATCATTTAGTTGTATTATGAGGCTTAGAAAATGACGATTATTTCCCGATACAGTATTTAAAGAAGTGGTTATTAATGGTGGTTTACACAATACAAGGTGTACAAAAGTGGTACAGGATTAAGATGCTGCAACATCTTTTTTTTCTACTTTTTCGCACGAATCTCGTCGCGCTAAACAATTGCAAACCAATGCTTTAAAGTTTTTTATGATAAATTTAAAAATACATTTGTACTACTTCTGTACACCTTAAACCTTGTAACTTGCAGTAAACTAAATACTTAACACTTCCCGAATACTACAGTGATAATTGATAGATTTCGCCAGTACAACTCAATTTTCACTAATTGTGTAGGACGAAATAATTTACAGTTTTTACATTATAGCTCAAATTTCTATCAAATATTTTAATCAATTATGAACACAATCTTTCAACCAAATCCTCCTGTATAAACTCCAGTTGCGAACGTCTCTCACGGATATTATCAACTATTTTTATTGTATTTTGATTAGAAAATAAATAATATAATAATATCTATTATTACTAAGTAATAAATAATATCACTGTATTACAAAATATATTGAATTTATTGTTCCAACTTACCTATCGTCGAATCATTTTTTACTGTTTGACACTATAAAATTAATTCAGTCTTTTTTGAGTTGTTACTCAAAATGAGTTAAAGCAAATCAACAAGATGTTTTCCAATTGATTCGTCCAGTTTCCCTTCAACATTAAATATAGAAATCCTTCCCAAACCGCATTGATGATTTGGATCTTCTTTTATCTGAACAAAAGATTTAAAATCATTTAGATTGTTATTGTTTGAAGGATAAAGCAAAAGTGATCTTTTACTTTTCCAGTATTCGTTGTACACATACATCTGTCTCAAATCATGAGTATTAGGTTGAGACTGATCGATATTTTTCCACTTGGTATCAATAATTAAAACTATATCATTATCTTTTTCTATTACAATATCAGGACGAATGGTAATACCATTCCAAAATAGCTTTGAATTTTGACCGTAGACTGCAATATCATTATCCTGACATGCTTGTTTTAATCTTACCAGAACATATTCTTCCCAAAGACTGTTCATATCAAAAAGCAATGCCAGCATCTTTTCAGAACCACTTGAAATGTTGGGAGCATAGTTCAGAATAATTAATCTAGCGATGGCTAATGCATTTTCATACGGAGCTGACTTTCTCGATTTTAGAATTCTCGTAAAAGTATTTTCATTGGCGTTGATAGATTTTACTTCAGGAAAATTGAGCTGTACCGTCTTGCATTTGCTGTACAGATAATTGCCTTTTGATAGAGTCGAAATAATTTCTAAAGCTTGACCTAAGATTTGGTGAATCAAATGGTCTTTATCATACACCTGATGCGTAGTGTAGAATCTTTCTTTATGAACAAGATTTTTATTGATATGACCTGCAAATTCGAGTTTTC encodes the following:
- the murA gene encoding UDP-N-acetylglucosamine 1-carboxyvinyltransferase; this translates as MSGTFQIRGGKRLQGEITPQGAKNEALQILCAVLLTDEEVRIKNIPDIHDVNRLIEILGDFGVKVTKNGHGDYTFKSDEVNFDYIKSTEFKKDGAKLRGSIMLMGPMLARYGEAYMPTPGGDKIGRRRLDTHFQGLVELGAEFHYDDEEAFYSLKAKELNGKFILLEEASVTGTANILMAAVLAKGKTRIYNAACEPYLQQLCKMLNRMGANISGIGSNLLTVEGVNNLHGTEHTMLPDMVEIGSWIGLAAMTKSEITIKNVNWNQLGVIPNTFRKLGIQLEQSGDDIYIPAQEHYKIQKFIDGSILTVSDAPWPGFTPDLLSIILVVATQAKGSLLVHQKMFESRLFFVDKLIDMGAQIILCDPHRATVIGLNQESPLRGTTMVSPDIRAGNALLIAALSAEGKSIIHNIEQIDRGYENIDGRLKAIGADIERI
- a CDS encoding DUF4290 domain-containing protein — encoded protein: MEYNTQKTHLNMPEYGRIIQQLVERCKEVSDREERNEMAMAIIDFMGQRNPQLRDEENYKHKLWDHLFILANYDMDVDSPYPFPTREELAEKPKRMEYPKLQGDFKFYGKSILQLIEKAIELESGDEKEALIEVIANNMKKSYNVYNKEHVTDDVIFRHLKELSNNRLDLTGIDSLEKSKIYYANNNNRNNNKNSNNKNQPAKRRFNNNNNHKNRR
- a CDS encoding thiol-disulfide oxidoreductase DCC family protein; amino-acid sequence: MSEQNWQEKHVVFYDGDCGFCNFWVQWILEKDKKDEFLFASLQSDFGQKFLKERALNSIEFNTLYLWKPNHYYLIKSKAVLKIANLLGGIYKISFIANVFPKQITDSIYDVISKNRKKLANQKCFVPDYNQRKKFIEF
- a CDS encoding heme-binding domain-containing protein — translated: MKKILVVILVAFIIIQFFPIDKTNKPVDKGMDFLQIKKTPSQVSKLINNSCYDCHSDETKYPWYANIAPASWWVKNHINEGRKHLNFSTFAMYEPKRQINKMEECVEMLEKHEMPLESYYLGHQDAKLSDSERQELIQYFKREIEETKRKLQ
- a CDS encoding McrC family protein, with translation MLKKNTIQVFEYSFLPIGSSDFEQRHFVALSKLNVLHSNKYFDLSHNGVRFKQFVGVIQVDNLTIEILPKIDRYESEDQENKTKWQKVLIEMLRVTKKLNIQQVGQANVSRQSIHLLDIYFEWFLNEVQLLIHQGLIKQYYKETGNVKALKGKLEFAGHINKNLVHKERFYTTHQVYDKDHLIHQILGQALEIISTLSKGNYLYSKCKTVQLNFPEVKSINANENTFTRILKSRKSAPYENALAIARLIILNYAPNISSGSEKMLALLFDMNSLWEEYVLVRLKQACQDNDIAVYGQNSKLFWNGITIRPDIVIEKDNDIVLIIDTKWKNIDQSQPNTHDLRQMYVYNEYWKSKRSLLLYPSNNNNLNDFKSFVQIKEDPNHQCGLGRISIFNVEGKLDESIGKHLVDLL